Proteins encoded in a region of the Methanofollis tationis genome:
- a CDS encoding sugar phosphate isomerase/epimerase family protein — MYGISTYALQTRPLTEALEMISGLTGYAEVMDEGCHFLESSEPLQSYSLRYSIHAPSRSVNIASTLEPIRKASVEVIDDCFAIAAEVGADVVIHPGYFAWEADIERARRQFHRSIEELSGMAQERSIRYYVENMAWEYFLLRTPDELPLPEGPGFALDVGHAHIMGCLPLFLKERIDHFHLHDNDGRSDTHQAVGAGTIDFAAVMEAVGMSGIDPVIEVGSIEGAIESLIVLGQIC, encoded by the coding sequence ATGTACGGCATCTCCACCTATGCGCTCCAGACCCGCCCTCTCACCGAGGCCCTCGAGATGATCTCCGGGCTGACCGGATATGCGGAGGTCATGGACGAAGGCTGCCATTTTCTCGAGAGTTCCGAACCCCTCCAGTCATACAGCCTGCGCTATTCCATCCACGCCCCTTCGCGCAGCGTCAATATCGCAAGCACGCTCGAACCGATCAGGAAGGCGAGCGTTGAGGTGATCGACGACTGTTTTGCCATCGCCGCAGAGGTCGGCGCTGATGTGGTCATCCACCCGGGGTATTTTGCATGGGAGGCCGACATAGAGCGGGCGCGGCGCCAGTTTCACCGCTCCATCGAGGAGCTCTCCGGGATGGCGCAGGAGCGCTCGATCCGGTACTATGTCGAGAATATGGCCTGGGAATACTTCCTGCTCAGGACGCCCGACGAACTCCCCCTGCCCGAGGGCCCGGGGTTTGCTCTCGATGTCGGCCATGCGCATATCATGGGCTGCCTCCCCCTATTCCTGAAGGAGCGGATCGATCATTTCCACCTCCATGACAACGACGGCCGGTCTGATACCCATCAGGCAGTGGGGGCGGGCACGATCGATTTCGCCGCGGTGATGGAGGCGGTCGGCATGAGCGGCATCGACCCGGTGATCGAGGTGGGGAGCATCGAAGGGGCGATTGAGAGCCTTATCGTCCTTGGCCAGATCTGCTGA
- a CDS encoding phage/plasmid primase, P4 family, producing MSVIPQTLAGCRFNLVGKASKRAIEKDWPDVANYAIDDPKLLNWIENGGNYGVMAKNGVCVIDCDSEELWDAIPEAWKRSLVVKSGRDGPGGFHVYVRCPDAPAAKFVFGSRGDMRGPDSHFFVVGPGSIHEATNRRYEVLNDPGEIVDVSWDDLHAWIAAQEGEAEIQRPRNDAGTQKAIATGKRLSDECGLTVEEFLMPENPKRSGNEIFGVHPIHGSRTGHNLYINPSAGTWHCFRCNSGGDALLAFAVTRGIVRCEEGRPGVLNNDRIMSEILTQLEKEGRRRIYGEEIASVLLAGEEEPGETDEEPDNVAQARRVLKRLTKAAYGGQRGIAELYTGLYRGTYIFDASEQQWYRFGGVGWVKQTIAEQIKALDPIQKEIKNAAIAVDREIAEITEAWDPTGQSEKEIEAFKERKKRLNADSKALYAMDRNLSNLGFRKSCVEFAATSGEWLAITGNEWDRDPWVLGCANGVLDLRTGTLRPGAPTDYLQAVCPVPFNPEAKAPRWERFLLEIFDGDAEKVAYLKRLFGMTLIGDAAHKQYLVLLVGKGRNGKDTLLKVLNRVLGGDLCGKVGAGLLLDCGFMRSAGAPSPEIMGLRGKRLVYAAENGDGHAFDVARIKDLSGGADLTGRAPYGRFEVQFAASHMIVLETNTPPVADAADKAFWYRVRCIEFPLSFVPEPTFDNERKEEKGLSDALLAEAEGILAWLVAGCLEYQRGGLQDPPCVQVAAETYRRSMDQMRDFIDECCIESRQSSAGASVLYEAYTLWSRFRGLHPVTIQKFGRDLAAAGYIKEMGADGCMVYHGLRLR from the coding sequence ATGTCGGTAATTCCGCAAACGCTCGCCGGTTGTCGGTTCAATCTTGTCGGGAAGGCCAGCAAACGGGCGATTGAAAAAGATTGGCCGGATGTCGCGAATTACGCTATCGACGACCCGAAACTCTTGAATTGGATTGAGAACGGCGGGAATTACGGCGTCATGGCGAAAAACGGCGTCTGTGTTATCGATTGTGACTCTGAAGAGTTGTGGGATGCAATCCCGGAAGCGTGGAAAAGATCGCTTGTCGTCAAGAGCGGCCGCGACGGTCCCGGGGGGTTCCATGTTTACGTCCGGTGTCCTGACGCGCCCGCCGCGAAATTCGTTTTCGGGAGCCGGGGCGATATGCGCGGGCCGGATTCGCACTTCTTCGTCGTGGGGCCGGGCTCGATCCACGAAGCAACGAACCGCCGCTATGAGGTTCTCAATGACCCGGGCGAAATCGTTGATGTGTCATGGGACGACCTTCACGCGTGGATCGCCGCACAGGAGGGCGAAGCCGAAATCCAGCGGCCGCGCAACGATGCCGGGACTCAAAAAGCAATTGCGACCGGGAAACGGCTTTCTGACGAATGCGGGCTTACCGTTGAAGAATTCCTGATGCCAGAGAACCCGAAACGGTCAGGAAATGAAATCTTCGGCGTTCATCCGATACACGGCTCCCGCACCGGCCATAACCTCTATATAAACCCATCCGCCGGGACATGGCATTGTTTCCGGTGTAATAGCGGCGGGGATGCACTTCTCGCCTTCGCCGTGACCCGGGGAATTGTTCGATGTGAGGAGGGGCGGCCCGGCGTGTTAAATAACGACCGGATAATGAGCGAAATATTAACCCAACTCGAAAAGGAGGGGCGCAGGCGCATCTATGGTGAAGAAATCGCTTCAGTGCTTCTGGCCGGGGAAGAGGAGCCCGGCGAAACGGACGAAGAACCCGACAACGTCGCACAGGCCCGCCGGGTTCTCAAAAGGCTCACGAAGGCGGCATATGGAGGTCAGCGCGGGATTGCCGAACTCTATACAGGGTTGTATCGCGGGACTTATATATTCGACGCCTCGGAACAGCAATGGTATCGCTTCGGTGGTGTCGGGTGGGTCAAACAGACGATCGCCGAGCAGATCAAGGCGCTTGACCCGATCCAGAAAGAGATCAAAAACGCCGCTATCGCCGTTGATAGGGAGATTGCAGAGATCACCGAGGCATGGGATCCGACTGGACAGAGCGAGAAGGAAATAGAAGCGTTCAAAGAGCGCAAAAAACGCCTCAATGCTGATTCTAAGGCGTTGTATGCAATGGATAGAAATCTATCGAACCTCGGCTTTCGTAAGTCCTGTGTTGAATTCGCCGCTACAAGTGGCGAGTGGCTCGCGATCACCGGAAACGAATGGGATCGCGATCCGTGGGTTCTTGGATGCGCCAATGGCGTTCTCGATCTTCGGACCGGCACGCTTCGGCCCGGGGCGCCGACTGACTACTTACAGGCCGTCTGCCCGGTCCCGTTCAACCCTGAAGCAAAAGCGCCGCGGTGGGAACGGTTCTTACTCGAAATCTTCGACGGTGACGCCGAGAAGGTCGCATACCTGAAGCGCCTATTCGGTATGACGCTCATAGGAGACGCCGCACACAAGCAATATCTCGTTTTGCTTGTAGGTAAAGGGCGCAATGGCAAAGATACGCTCTTGAAAGTCCTTAACCGGGTTTTAGGCGGCGATTTGTGCGGCAAGGTGGGGGCTGGGCTTTTACTTGATTGTGGATTCATGCGGTCCGCCGGCGCGCCAAGTCCCGAAATCATGGGCCTTCGAGGAAAACGGCTTGTCTATGCGGCGGAAAACGGCGACGGACACGCGTTTGACGTTGCACGCATCAAGGATCTTTCCGGCGGGGCCGATCTGACGGGGCGTGCGCCGTATGGCCGCTTCGAGGTGCAATTTGCGGCTTCACATATGATTGTTCTCGAAACGAACACACCGCCGGTCGCGGATGCGGCGGATAAGGCGTTTTGGTATCGCGTCAGGTGCATCGAATTTCCTCTATCCTTTGTCCCAGAACCGACGTTCGACAATGAACGCAAAGAGGAGAAAGGGCTGTCTGACGCGCTTCTCGCAGAAGCCGAGGGCATCCTTGCCTGGCTTGTCGCGGGTTGCCTTGAATATCAGCGCGGGGGGCTTCAAGATCCGCCGTGCGTGCAGGTCGCCGCCGAAACATACCGGCGATCGATGGACCAGATGCGGGATTTCATCGACGAATGTTGCATCGAGTCGCGGCAATCTTCCGCGGGGGCATCGGTGCTCTACGAGGCATACACGCTGTGGAGTCGTTTCAGGGGGCTTCACCCGGTCACAATTCAGAAATTCGGCCGTGATTTAGCCGCCGCAGGATACATCAAGGAAATGGGCGCCGATGGGTGCATGGTGTATCACGGACTCCGTTTAAGGTAG
- a CDS encoding tyrosine-type recombinase/integrase, translating into MAKIVSFGKTAEELEIYAERGIQRRIDAGDMTPEDADLIRQFVAHQRANGNIGDARAYKTTNSLSNITRFCKTPLVENRIGDIYLAVTAIKRGKKIAAKNGNNGGGMLSPDTQRDYITFLKRFYLWLIEEGYVTLPADKIAKIKPPAAKRMTKTAEQMLTEDEIRAMIHSCTSSTAARDRALISVLYESAMRIHEVAALKWSDVQFDTHFVKINTAGKTGTPRYIPLTASRGYLAEWRSAYPGEASGANFVFITAREKPLTYNYTKNLLQRIAERAGIQKHITPHLFRHSRITNMIRQGFGESTVKMVAWGSLTSEQLARYTHLVNADIDAEYARHAGIDLTETQTAAEPLANRICARCHAVNQPDRNFCGVCGHPLTKETVLELDEMKAEIRADERFMKMIADLERKIEALQSLS; encoded by the coding sequence ATGGCAAAAATAGTCAGTTTCGGAAAGACCGCCGAGGAACTTGAGATATATGCCGAACGCGGCATACAGCGCCGGATTGACGCGGGAGATATGACGCCGGAAGATGCCGACTTGATCCGGCAATTTGTCGCACACCAGAGGGCGAACGGCAATATAGGCGATGCGCGGGCATACAAAACCACCAACTCATTGAGCAACATCACCAGGTTCTGCAAAACGCCGCTGGTAGAAAACCGCATCGGGGATATTTACCTTGCCGTTACCGCCATAAAACGCGGCAAGAAGATTGCGGCAAAAAACGGGAACAACGGCGGCGGGATGCTATCGCCGGACACACAGCGGGATTATATCACGTTCCTGAAGCGTTTCTACCTCTGGTTGATTGAAGAAGGATATGTAACCCTCCCCGCCGACAAAATCGCCAAAATAAAGCCTCCAGCGGCAAAACGAATGACAAAGACCGCCGAACAGATGCTTACCGAAGACGAAATCCGGGCGATGATCCATTCATGCACAAGTAGCACGGCGGCGCGGGACCGGGCGCTTATCAGCGTGCTTTATGAATCCGCAATGCGGATTCACGAAGTGGCGGCGCTGAAATGGTCAGACGTTCAATTCGATACGCATTTCGTGAAGATAAACACGGCCGGAAAAACCGGCACGCCGCGATATATCCCGCTCACCGCGTCCCGCGGCTATCTTGCCGAGTGGCGAAGCGCGTATCCCGGCGAGGCATCGGGGGCGAATTTTGTATTCATCACCGCCCGGGAAAAACCGCTGACTTACAACTACACGAAAAACCTTCTCCAGCGGATCGCAGAGCGCGCAGGCATACAGAAGCACATCACGCCGCATCTGTTCCGGCATTCTCGCATCACAAACATGATCCGGCAAGGGTTCGGGGAAAGCACCGTTAAAATGGTTGCGTGGGGAAGCCTGACCTCAGAACAACTTGCACGATACACGCACCTGGTAAACGCAGATATCGACGCCGAGTATGCCCGGCACGCCGGAATAGACCTTACCGAAACGCAAACCGCCGCGGAACCGCTCGCAAACCGGATATGCGCGCGGTGTCATGCCGTAAACCAACCGGACCGCAACTTTTGCGGCGTGTGCGGTCATCCTCTGACAAAAGAAACGGTCCTCGAACTTGATGAGATGAAAGCGGAGATTCGCGCCGACGAACGGTTCATGAAAATGATTGCGGACCTCGAACGGAAGATTGAGGCGCTACAATCACTTTCCTGA
- a CDS encoding GNAT family N-acetyltransferase, whose amino-acid sequence MTASSGKASAKMTVKEWYPYPHYPALKIARLATHQEYEGRGIGRAMLLKTVAIAMRLSCYVGCRMITVDSKPDSERFYLKYGFQSALLKKKKDTIPLYRDFYRSYQEAERGMSPPLSAFNESKER is encoded by the coding sequence ATGACTGCATCATCAGGAAAGGCATCAGCGAAGATGACGGTGAAAGAGTGGTATCCCTATCCGCATTATCCGGCGCTGAAGATCGCACGCCTGGCAACACATCAGGAGTACGAGGGCCGGGGCATCGGGCGAGCGATGTTGCTGAAGACAGTGGCGATCGCCATGAGGCTCTCCTGCTATGTGGGGTGCCGGATGATCACGGTCGATTCCAAGCCGGACTCCGAGAGGTTCTATCTGAAATACGGTTTTCAGAGTGCCCTGCTGAAAAAGAAAAAGGATACGATCCCGCTCTATCGTGACTTTTACCGGTCCTACCAGGAGGCCGAGAGGGGCATGAGCCCGCCCCTGTCCGCCTTCAATGAAAGCAAAGAGCGCTGA